Genomic window (Paenibacillus sp. PK3_47):
TGCCGCTGGCAGCGACCTGGCCTTCTTTCATCACATACAGGTAGTCGCAGTATTCAGCAGCAAGGGTAAGATCGTGGAGTGCGGCCAGAATACCGATGTTCAGCTTGCGGACAATATTCAGAATTTGCAGCTGATATTTAATGTCCAGGTGGTTGGTCGGCTCATCGAGAATCATGAACTCCGGCTGCTGGGCCAGTACCCGGGCCAGAATGACACGCTGCTTTTCCCCGCCGGACAGAGAGTTATAGCTGCGGGCGGCATGGCCTTCGAGATTGACCTTACGTAAAGCGGACGAGACAATTGCATAATCCTCCCGGTTATCTGTTTCCAGCATTCCCTTGTGCGGAGTTCTGCCCATGGCGACCATTTCACGTACAGTAAAGTCAAAGCTCAGCTCATTGAACTGGCCGACAACGCCGAGCTTCTGCGCTACCAGCTTGGGACTGGCTTTCATCACGTCCAGTTCGGAGAGGAAGACCTCACCCTGGCGCGGTTTGATTACTTTATAAATGCTTTTGAGCAGGCTGGATTTGCCGCAGCCGTTGGGCCCGATCAGGCCGACAAACTGTTTGTTCTGAACCTTCAGCGATACGTCCTTTACAATATTTGCGTTAGCAAAGGACACAGACACATGCTCGACAGTTAAGTTCATTAAGATTTCCCTCCAAAAGCGTAGCCTTTTTTGACCAGCATGTACATGAACATCGGTGCGCCGATTAAAGCGGTAATGATGCCGATCGGTAATTCTACATTCGGCACAAGGGTCCGGGCGATGACATCGGTCCAGATCATAAAGATCGCGCCGAACAGAATGGATGCCGGCAGCAGTCGGCGGTGGTCAGAGCCTACCAGCCCGCGGACCAGATGGGGGATGATCAGCCCGACAAATCCGATCATTCCGCAGCTTGCGACCATAATGCCGGTAATCAGCGCGGTGATGATCATGTATCCTCTCCGGTATGCACCGAGCTGAATACCGAGCGTGACGGCTGCTTCATCACCAAGCATCATGGCGTTCAGTACACGGAACTGCATCAAGAAAAAGAGGATCGCAGCCAGTACTGCAATGGCAACCAGAGGAAGTTTGTCCCAGCTTGATGCGGCCAGACTGCCCATGGTCCAGAAGGTAACGGTTTTGATGCCTTCGGCATTATTTGCAAAATAGACGATAAAATTGGCAAAAGCAGTACATAACGCGTTAATGACCATCCCGGCTAACACGAGCTTGACAGAGGTCATTTTGCCGCCGGCGCTTGCCAGCATAAGTACGAGAAGTGAAGCCCCGACGGCCCCGGCAAAAGCCCAGAAAGCCACGCCAGTCTGGCCGAGCAGACTCATGGAGCCGAAGCCGATGAGAATGGCAAAGGTTGCGCCGAGAGAACCGCCGGAAGAAATACCGAGTATGTATGGATCAGCTAATGGGTTCTGTACAGCAGCCTGCATGATGGTACCGCACAGCGTAAGTCCGGCACCGATGAACATCGCCATCAGTACACGCGGAAAACGGATCTTCCAGATGATATCCGAGAAAGAACCGGAAGCCAGCTCCTGGGCATCACTGATTTGAATACCTGTGAGATGATGCAGCAGAATCCGGTAAGACTGTGATACAGGGATTTCCACTTGTCCAAAAGAAACCGCCGCGCCAGCCGATAAAAGGGTAATAATCAGCAGCACCAGAGTGACCGTCATAAATCCGTACCGGGTGCTGATCATGGATTGCTTGGGTTCAGCTTGCATTGCTAGATCAGTCTGCATGGCATTCGTATAACTCCTTATAATGTTTTAATTTAAAATATATATCACAGTGAGAATCATTGTCAATGAGAATTATTATCATTGACAGGTGGTGCTGCTTTCTATATTCTACGAATGTATCGACCAACGTACATACAGAAAAGGGGATAGGAATAATGAGAGTTCAATTGAAGAGATTTGTACCGCTGCTGGCGGTGCTGATGTTGGCAGTCATGATATCCGCGTGTTCGTCAAACACGCAGAATGAGAACACAGCAGCAAGTCCATCGGAGCCTGCAAACAGCAGCAGCACTAATACAAGTGCAGAAGCAACTACTGCTCCAAGCACGAAGACGGTATACCCGCTTACGATAGAGAATTACACGAACAATGGGGAAGGTACAGAGTGGAAGACCAAATCCCAGACGTTTGACAAGGCACCCGAAAAAGTGGTAGCCAACACACAAGGTGCTGCTGAGCTCCTGATCAAGCTGGGCCTGACTGATAAAATGGTAGGCGTTGCAGCCTTATACGGTGCCGGTGACCCGGCAGTTCAAGAGGAATTCAAGAAAATTCCCGTAATTTCGGAGAATTATGCCAGCAAAGAGCTGGTCGTCGGCGCAAGCCCGGATCTGGTCCTTGGGCGGGCAGGATTGTATGCTGATGCAGATTGGGGTGTCGGAACCGTGGAAGGCCTCAATGAGCTGGGAATCAAGACGTTCGTACAGAGCACCAGTATTGAGGGCGCTACACTGGACAGCTTGTACAAGGATATTGAGCAGATTGGCCAGATCTTTGATGTGCAGGAGACAGCGGCAGCTTATATTGAGGAACTGAAACAGCGCGCAGAGGCGCTTAAGAGCACTGCCGATGGTGTAAAGACCTTTGCCTATGTATCCGACGGAGGCAACGGGGCCATTGCGGTCTATAGCGGCAATATCGATACCTTTGCCGGTGATGTGCTTGGCCTGCTCGGTCTGAAGAACAGCTTCGGCACCGTTACAGGCGATGTCAGCAAGGAACAGCTGATTGCCGAGAATCCTGATGTCATGCTGATGTCGGTATACACAGGCGGACTGGATCCGCAGGAGACACTTAAGGCGTTCTACGCAGACCCGTCGCTGCAAAGCCTGACAGCTATTAAGAACAAAGCGATTTATTTAATCGATTTCAACCAGTTCTGGGGCTACAGCTACTCCATTTTTGACGGAGCGGAAAAACTGGCTGCTGAGCTTGCGGCTCCATAACAGAAACCATAAAAAGCAGATAGAGTTCTTCACTCTGTCTGCTTTTTATTTTTGCTTGCTACAACGGCAAGTAGGTCATATCTGTAAACTCCCTGCGTCTGTTTTGATCTATGGTTTCCAATGTGCAGGGAGCTTATGAGTTGAATGACTCTACCGGTGCTCTGCAAGCTGCACTTCAAACCCGTCAGGGTCCAGAATATAGAAGAACTGCAGATGAGGGTTGGGCGCAACAGGTCCGCGGGCTACCGAAATGCCGTTAGTTTGCAAATACGCAATAGACTCCTCTACCGACGCTACTTCGAACCCGATAGACACACCGCTTTCCGGCGTAAGTGCCGGATCAGACCCTTGAATCAGCTCGATTTTGGGCTGGCCCGCCGTACCTAGCATTACAATCTGTCTGCCTCTGCTCTCAAATTTGCGTTCGACTGGAAGCCCCAGGATCTGATGGTAAAAATGAAGGGATGCCTCCAGATCGCGCACCCTGAGCGTAATCCAGTTCATGCTAAGGATCATCGTTTTATTGCTCCTTCCGTTATTTCATATGCTGTCCATTATACTTCATTTCGGACTCAAACAAACGGGAGAGCAAAGATGCAGTCAGTACATTAATTATTGCCGGCGCTGTATTTTTTCGTTACAGTTTATTATTATGACAATACAGTTTACACAGGAGGTTCATCGTGAACATATCAAAGCTGGAAGTGAATGGGGTAAGTGTTGCAGTGGTGAACAGCAGTGAGACGGTTATAATTGATGTTCAGTCTGCGCTCGATTTCATGGCCACTGTACGGTATGAGACCGGCTGTGACCGCATCGTGATGGACAAGTCTCTGCTAAGCGAAAGCTTCTTCGATTTAAAAACACGGCTTGCGGGTGAAATACTCCAAAAGTTCGTTAATTACTATGTGAAGGCTGCTGTAGTGGGTGACTTTTCAGTGTATTCCAACAAAAGCCTGAAGGATTTTATCTACGAGTGCAATAACGGGAAGGACTTCTTTTTCCTGTCGGATGAACAGCAGGCGCTGGATAAGCTGAGCAGGGTCTGACATTATGGAAACGGCTGAAAGGCCGTTTTTACATGTCGGGTGCCGCGAAAACTTAACTATATATTTACATTTTTCCAGTAACATTTGTAACTGACGCAGCGGCCGTAAAGAGATAATAATAGGCGTGTAAGCGTTTTTATAACCTGACTGGGGGAATTTAAGTGAAGAAAGTTACAAAGTTATTGCTTGTCGCCGGAATGGCTCTTACCGTTGCCGGAGTTGGGAACAGCGGTGCATTGAACCATGTCTCATCAGCTGCCAGTGCACCGCTCAAGGTGGGCCGGGTGGAGGCTGCGGCTCATGGTACGAAATGCTTTACAGTAGCCGTTGCGGTCGTTCAGAATGGTGTAATTGTGGCAGCTTCCCTGGATGATTATCAGTTCCTGAGCACAGATGTGGCCAAGGGAGTGCCTAACTCTGACTCTGATTTCGGTGAGAATTACAAAGACCCTGCAGTCGTTCTGGCTTCTAAGAGAGCCAACAATACTT
Coding sequences:
- a CDS encoding ABC transporter ATP-binding protein, with translation MNLTVEHVSVSFANANIVKDVSLKVQNKQFVGLIGPNGCGKSSLLKSIYKVIKPRQGEVFLSELDVMKASPKLVAQKLGVVGQFNELSFDFTVREMVAMGRTPHKGMLETDNREDYAIVSSALRKVNLEGHAARSYNSLSGGEKQRVILARVLAQQPEFMILDEPTNHLDIKYQLQILNIVRKLNIGILAALHDLTLAAEYCDYLYVMKEGQVAASGKPEDILTKELIGQVFDVTCETYRNPVTGALGIAYLETN
- a CDS encoding iron ABC transporter permease, with protein sequence MISTRYGFMTVTLVLLIITLLSAGAAVSFGQVEIPVSQSYRILLHHLTGIQISDAQELASGSFSDIIWKIRFPRVLMAMFIGAGLTLCGTIMQAAVQNPLADPYILGISSGGSLGATFAILIGFGSMSLLGQTGVAFWAFAGAVGASLLVLMLASAGGKMTSVKLVLAGMVINALCTAFANFIVYFANNAEGIKTVTFWTMGSLAASSWDKLPLVAIAVLAAILFFLMQFRVLNAMMLGDEAAVTLGIQLGAYRRGYMIITALITGIMVASCGMIGFVGLIIPHLVRGLVGSDHRRLLPASILFGAIFMIWTDVIARTLVPNVELPIGIITALIGAPMFMYMLVKKGYAFGGKS
- a CDS encoding ABC transporter substrate-binding protein, which translates into the protein MRVQLKRFVPLLAVLMLAVMISACSSNTQNENTAASPSEPANSSSTNTSAEATTAPSTKTVYPLTIENYTNNGEGTEWKTKSQTFDKAPEKVVANTQGAAELLIKLGLTDKMVGVAALYGAGDPAVQEEFKKIPVISENYASKELVVGASPDLVLGRAGLYADADWGVGTVEGLNELGIKTFVQSTSIEGATLDSLYKDIEQIGQIFDVQETAAAYIEELKQRAEALKSTADGVKTFAYVSDGGNGAIAVYSGNIDTFAGDVLGLLGLKNSFGTVTGDVSKEQLIAENPDVMLMSVYTGGLDPQETLKAFYADPSLQSLTAIKNKAIYLIDFNQFWGYSYSIFDGAEKLAAELAAP
- a CDS encoding VOC family protein, whose product is MNWITLRVRDLEASLHFYHQILGLPVERKFESRGRQIVMLGTAGQPKIELIQGSDPALTPESGVSIGFEVASVEESIAYLQTNGISVARGPVAPNPHLQFFYILDPDGFEVQLAEHR
- a CDS encoding DUF4180 domain-containing protein: MNISKLEVNGVSVAVVNSSETVIIDVQSALDFMATVRYETGCDRIVMDKSLLSESFFDLKTRLAGEILQKFVNYYVKAAVVGDFSVYSNKSLKDFIYECNNGKDFFFLSDEQQALDKLSRV